The following proteins come from a genomic window of Oncorhynchus mykiss isolate Arlee chromosome 19, USDA_OmykA_1.1, whole genome shotgun sequence:
- the LOC110498527 gene encoding zinc finger protein 227-like, which yields MGEQGGWLEANRADWVAILDSQTQTGTAKSPGDKVNEQARIRGDSINFKMGNNTVKRNQKQTVDHKTTTELSLHDNRLAETRVGRKLGLRGQGRPSCSYSCDSERLMGPQVNPLTGAAFSLPSIGSINWNMDPATTQTLPGLHPPHTLLMLNQTSDNASASTLNGYTSPLTNDSSSSAISRSSGKEKRFPCSFCGKAFSFPKQVKIHQRMHTGEKPFVCPLCRASFSHPSNLKRHQRVHTGVKPFSCTQCHMCFTQAGHLKRHQRVHTGEKPYSCPQCEKRFSHQHHLKMHLKIHTGERPFACTLPQDTPAENAHSLV from the exons atgggggagcaag GTGGTTGGCTGGAGGCTAACAGAGCAGACTGGGTGGCCATCTTGGATTCCCAGACCCAGACGGGTACAGCTAAGAGCCCAGGGGACAAGGTCAATGAGCAGGCCAGGATCAGAGGGGACAGCATCAACTTTAAGATGGGGAACAACACTGTTAAGCGCAATCAGAAACAGACAGTCGATCACAAAACAACAACCGAACttagtctccatgacaacagactggctGAGACCAGGGTGGGGCGTAAATTAGGTCTGCGGGGACAGGGACGTCCGtcctgctcctatagttgtgattcagagagactgatggggcctcaggttaaccccctaacaggtgctgccttcagcctgccttctataggatctataaactggaacatggaccctgcgacaacacagacactccctggccttcatcctcctcacactctcctaaTGTTAAACCAGACCTCAGACAATGCCAGTGCCTCAACACTAAATGGCTACACAAGCCCATTGACAAATGACAGTAGTAGTAGCGCTATCAGCAGATCCAGTGGTAAAGAGAAGCGCTTCCCGTGTTCGTTCTGTGGGAAAGCCTTCAGTTTCCCCAAACAGGTGAAGATCCACCAGAGGATGCATACGGGGGAGAAACCGTTTGTCTGCCCCCTATGCCGGGCCAGTTTCTCCCACCCGTccaacctgaagaggcaccagagggtccacacaggggtgaaacccttcagctgtacccagtgtcacatgtGCTTCACCCAGGCTGGccacctgaagaggcaccagagggtccacacgggggagaaaccctacagctgcccccagtgtgagaagaggttctcccaccagcaccatctgaagatgcacctgaagatccacacaggagagaggccgTTCGCCTGTACGttacctcaggatacaccagcagaaaatgcACATAGCCTTGTATAG